In Veillonellales bacterium, a single window of DNA contains:
- a CDS encoding dihydrodipicolinate synthase family protein, translating to MFIPSGVNAAMATPFTKDGCINEPVLRQWIDFMIENGISGLFPISSVGEFFHLSLQDKYKMMDIVVEQAAGRVPVFAGTCSSATDTAIKLAKYAEKLGCAAVVGLAPHYVTYPQEVVYKHFEKLAGSVNISVLMYNIPAFTTPINLETFEKLLTIRNIVGIKDSGGNMNYLIHMIDLARQHGREDFAVFTGYDDMQYSALDIGAAGCISAASGAVPEISTRIYREYKTGNREKALQLQQSLWPVLRTMASIQFPLGYKLSLEVRGFNMGAPRLPIDEVDKYHYLSVRKKLQEQMGKLLGSRLVAAKQPSTFVR from the coding sequence TTGTTCATACCAAGTGGAGTTAATGCAGCAATGGCGACGCCTTTCACCAAGGATGGCTGCATCAATGAACCAGTACTGCGCCAATGGATTGATTTTATGATTGAAAATGGTATTAGTGGATTGTTTCCAATTAGTTCCGTAGGAGAATTTTTCCATCTATCTCTGCAAGATAAGTACAAAATGATGGATATTGTTGTTGAGCAGGCAGCTGGCCGTGTTCCGGTTTTTGCGGGAACTTGTTCGAGTGCGACCGATACTGCAATAAAACTGGCAAAATATGCCGAGAAATTGGGCTGCGCAGCAGTAGTAGGGCTAGCCCCGCATTATGTAACATATCCGCAGGAGGTGGTTTACAAACATTTTGAAAAACTTGCCGGATCGGTAAATATCAGTGTACTTATGTATAACATTCCTGCCTTTACTACGCCGATAAATTTGGAAACCTTCGAGAAGCTGCTTACTATTCGCAACATTGTCGGTATTAAGGATTCCGGCGGCAACATGAATTACTTAATCCATATGATCGATCTTGCACGTCAACACGGACGCGAAGATTTTGCAGTGTTTACAGGCTATGATGATATGCAATATTCAGCGCTGGATATTGGGGCTGCCGGATGCATCAGCGCAGCCAGCGGCGCTGTTCCTGAAATTTCTACTCGAATTTATCGTGAATACAAAACAGGTAATAGAGAAAAAGCACTGCAGCTTCAACAGTCGCTCTGGCCTGTACTTCGAACAATGGCTTCCATTCAATTCCCGTTAGGCTATAAGCTGTCGCTGGAAGTTAGGGGATTTAATATGGGAGCGCCACGCCTGCCAATTGACGAAGTTGATAAGTACCATTATTTATCAGTACGAAAAAAGCTTCAGGAGCAGATGGGAAAACTACTCGGATCGAGACTGGTGGCAGCGAAGCAACCGTCGACATTTGTTAGATAG